GGACAGGTAGTTTCGTATTTCAACAATCATGCACACGTTTTATCTACGAGTTATGAAAACGAAGGTACGAAAATGGCACTAGAATGTAAGACAAGTGATTATGAGAAGTATAAGCGTTTTGCTATTTAATAGAAAAGGCGATCCTAATATGTTTTAGGGTCGTCTTTTTCTTCATAGTTGCAAGCCTTCCTTTCGTCCTGTTCCAGTATAAAAGAAAACACAGAGAGTTCATATAAATAAATCCGACAAAGCATATAGAAAAAATATATTTTTTTAGAAGTTGAATTTCTGGAAATAGAAACGAAACCAGTATAGAATAGAAATGTTTCAAAACTCAGAATTTATTACACTTACTGTAATAAATATATATTTTGTACAGGAAGGAGAGATTCGTATATGCAGGCAGTTTCACAAAAAAGTGCAGTGGAAACACCGACGATATATCGAATATTATTTGCGATTAGTTTCGGACATTTTTTAAATGATTCGATGCAAGCAGTTGTGCCAGCGTTGTTTCCTATTTTGGAAAAAACGATGAATTTATCCTACATGCAAGTAGGGTGGATAGCGTTCGCGTTAAATATGACGTCATCGATTATGCAGCCGGTTTTTGGTATGTATTCAGATAAGAAGCCGTCACCATTTTTATTACCACTCGGTATGTTTTCGAGCATGCTTGGAATGATTGGGCTCGCGTTTGCCCCGAATTTTATTATTGTTATTATTTCTGTTTTATTTATTGGATTAGGTTCCGCAGTCTTTCATCCAGAAGGTGCCCGGGTTGCTTATATGGCAGCAGGTGCCAAACGTGGTTTAGCACAAGCGATTTATCAAGTGGGAGGAAATACAGGGAATTCGCTAGCACCTATTTTTACAGCGCTCATTTTCGTTCCACTAGGTCAAATTGGTTCTCTAGGTTTTACTGCTTTCGCAGCGGTAGGGATTGTGTTGTTACTTTTTGTTTCAAATTGGTATAAAAATGAATTAGCGACTGGTGCTGTAAGAAGGAAAAAGAGGGCTGCACTTGAGGCTGAAAATGCGATTGTAAGTACGCACATTAAATTTGTTATTATAC
This Bacillus mycoides DNA region includes the following protein-coding sequences:
- a CDS encoding MFS transporter, whose amino-acid sequence is MQAVSQKSAVETPTIYRILFAISFGHFLNDSMQAVVPALFPILEKTMNLSYMQVGWIAFALNMTSSIMQPVFGMYSDKKPSPFLLPLGMFSSMLGMIGLAFAPNFIIVIISVLFIGLGSAVFHPEGARVAYMAAGAKRGLAQAIYQVGGNTGNSLAPIFTALIFVPLGQIGSLGFTAFAAVGIVLLLFVSNWYKNELATGAVRRKKRAALEAENAIVSTHIKFVIILLVFLTFVRSWYGAGIGNFYQFYLIEHYGLSIKNAQYFVFAFMIAGVLGTFFGGPLADRFGKKKIIVFSMLGSAPLALLLPHVSLMWVVPLFLCIGFISSSSFSVIVVYAQELVPGKVGMVSGLIVGLAFGLGALGAVVLGKLADMYSLQFIMLLCSCLPLIGLTSWLLPNDKKTIE